CGCAAGGGGCCCCGGTGTCTCCCGTCCTGGCGAACCTGTTCCTGCACTACGCGTTCGACACCTGGATGGCCCGGGAGTTCCCGAGCGTCTGGTTCGAACGCTATGCGGACGATGCGGTGCTGCACTGCGTCACCGAGCGCCAGGCCCGCCATGTGCTGGCCGCGCTCAGGGACAGGATGGTCGAGGTCGGGTTGCAGCTGCACCCGGACAAGACCCGGATCGTCTACTGCAAGGACTCGTACCGGCGTGGCTCCTATGAGCACACGTCGTTCACGTTCCTCGGGTACACGTTCCGCCCCAGGAAGAACCGGAATCGGCACGGCAAGCAGTTCCTGTCGTTCGAGCCGGCCATCAGCAGGCAGGCCCTGACCCGGATCGGTCGCGAGGTGCGTTCATGGCAATTGCACCTTCGTAGCGGCACCTCCTTCGGAGACCTCGCCCGCACGATCAACCGTGTGGTCGGGGGGTGGATCAACTACTACGGACGTTTCCGGCCGTGGGAGCTGTTCCCCTTCGTGATGCGCATCAACGCCTACCTGGTGCGTTGGATCCGCAAGAAGTACAAGCGGCTCGCAAGCCGCCGGAAGGCCCACGCGAAGCTCGTGGAGATCGCACAGCGGTACCCGCGGATGTTCGCGCACTGGCGTCTCACCACCGCGGCCTGCGAGATCTGAAGATCAGAACGACAAGAGCCGTGTAACGGGAGACTTTTACGCACGGTTCTGTGAGGGCCGAGGGGTGAGATCCCCCTCGGCTACTCGATAGCCGGCCTGACCCCTGACCTGACATCCGGCGGGTTGTGGAGGTGCTTCCGCGCGCCCTCTTGTCGTACCGTGAGCGATACGTTCGTACACACTCCAGTATCATTGTCAGTATCACTTCGGTACTCGCCCGAACTCCTACCTGCGGAGGTCGCCATGCCTGCCACTCGCGCCCTTCCGACCGAGGAAGCCGTCGAGCTGATCCAGCTCACCCGCACCTTCGCCGTCAAGGAACTCGCCCCCCGGGTCGCCCTCGCGGAGGCGGACGGGGCGTTCCCCCGGGATGTCTTCCGCACGCTCGGGCGCAGCGGCCTGCTCGGGCTGCCCTTCGCCGAGGAGGACGGCGGGGCGGACCAGCCGTACGAGGTCTACCTCCAGGTGCTGGAGGAGGTCGCCGCGGTCTGGTCGAGCGTCGCCGTGGGCATCTCCGTGCACGCCCTGTCCTGCTTCCCGCTGGCCCGTTTCGGCACCGAGGAGCAGCGGCGCAGGTGGCTGCCGGACATGCTGGGCGGTGAGCTGCTCGGCGCGTACTGCCTGTCCGAGCCGCACGCCGGCTCCGACCCGGCGGCCATGCTGACCCGCGCGGTGCGTGAGGATGGGGGCACCTCCCGCTCGAGCGGAGCCGAGAGTGGGGGAGAGTACGTGCTGAACGGCACCAAGGCGTGGACCACGCACGGCGGTTACGCCGACTTCTACACCGTCATGGCCCGCACCTCCGACGACCGCGCCCACGGCATCTCCTGCTTCCTGGTCCCGGCCGACAGCCCGGGGCTCAGCGCAGACCCCCCGGAGCGGAAGATGGGCCTGACGGGCTCGGCGACCGCGACGATGCGGCTGGAGGACGTCCGGGTGCCCGTCGAGCGCCTGATAGGGGAGGAGGGGCAGGGGCTGAAGATCGCCCTCGCCTCCCTCGACCGCGGCCGGCTCGGGATCTCGGCCGTCGCCGTCGGCCTCGCGCAGGGGGCTCTCGACCACGCGGTGCGCTACGCCCGCGAGCGGGAGACGTTCGGCAAGCCGATCATCGAGCACCAGGGCCTGGCCTTCGTGCTCGCCGACATGAGCGCCGCGATCGAGTCGGCGCGGGCCACCGCGCTCGCCGCCGCCCGGCTGAACGACCTCGGCCTGCCCTTCACGCGGGAGGCTTCCATCGCCAAACTCGTGGCCACGGACAATGCCATGAAGGTGACCACGGACGCCGTGCAGGTCCTCGGGGGATACGGCTACACCCGTGACTTCCCCGTGGAACGCTATATGCGCGAGGCCAAGGTCATGCAGATCTTCGAAGGAACCAACCAGATCCAGCGCATGGTCATCTCTCGTGCGCTGGACCGTGACGAGGGCGGTGCGCTCACCGTCCTCGGCAAGGAGTGATGATGCAGCTCGAGAACACCGCCGCCCTTGTCACCGGCGGTGCGTCCGGCCTCGGCGCGGCCACCGCGAAGGCGCTCGCGGAGCGCGGCGCCCGGGTCTTCGCCCTCGACCTCAAGGACGGCATCGACAAGGCGCCCGAGGTACCCGGTGTGACCTACGTGCCCACCGACGTCACCGACCCCGGGCAGGTGGGCGCCGCAGTCGCCGTCGCGGCGGGATCCGGCGTCCCGCTGCGCACGGCCGTCAACTGCGCCGGCATCGGCCCCTCCGCGCGGATCCTCGGCAAGAAGGGCGTCCACGACCTCGGCCTGTTCGCCAAGGTGATCCAGGTCAACCTGATCGGCACCTTCAACGTGCTCGCGCTCGCCGCCGAGGCCATCGCCGAGACGGAGGCCGACGCGGAGGGCCAGCGGGGCGTCATCGTCAACACCGCTTCCATCGCCGCCTACGACGGGCAGGTCGG
The Streptomyces sp. NBC_01485 genome window above contains:
- a CDS encoding acyl-CoA dehydrogenase family protein, coding for MPATRALPTEEAVELIQLTRTFAVKELAPRVALAEADGAFPRDVFRTLGRSGLLGLPFAEEDGGADQPYEVYLQVLEEVAAVWSSVAVGISVHALSCFPLARFGTEEQRRRWLPDMLGGELLGAYCLSEPHAGSDPAAMLTRAVREDGGTSRSSGAESGGEYVLNGTKAWTTHGGYADFYTVMARTSDDRAHGISCFLVPADSPGLSADPPERKMGLTGSATATMRLEDVRVPVERLIGEEGQGLKIALASLDRGRLGISAVAVGLAQGALDHAVRYARERETFGKPIIEHQGLAFVLADMSAAIESARATALAAARLNDLGLPFTREASIAKLVATDNAMKVTTDAVQVLGGYGYTRDFPVERYMREAKVMQIFEGTNQIQRMVISRALDRDEGGALTVLGKE
- a CDS encoding SDR family NAD(P)-dependent oxidoreductase, with amino-acid sequence MQLENTAALVTGGASGLGAATAKALAERGARVFALDLKDGIDKAPEVPGVTYVPTDVTDPGQVGAAVAVAAGSGVPLRTAVNCAGIGPSARILGKKGVHDLGLFAKVIQVNLIGTFNVLALAAEAIAETEADAEGQRGVIVNTASIAAYDGQVGQAAYASSKGGVVGLTLPAARDLAQYGIRVCTIAPGVVETPMLATVSEEFRAGLAAGVPFPRRLARPEEYAKLALTIVDHDYLNGETIRMDGALRMAPR
- the ltrA gene encoding group II intron reverse transcriptase/maturase; translation: MGQLKSQIKPFDISKWEVKEAWEEVRSHRGAPGVDGQSIEDFEKDLKGNLYKVWNRMSSGSYFPPPVRAVEIPKPSGGGTRMLGIPAVADRVAQTVVARHLMRRVDPVFHPDSYGYRPGRSALDAVERCRERCWKRDWVVEFDIAKFFDSVPWDLLVKAVEAHTDAVWVNLYVRRWLAAPLVLPDGSLLERERGTPQGAPVSPVLANLFLHYAFDTWMAREFPSVWFERYADDAVLHCVTERQARHVLAALRDRMVEVGLQLHPDKTRIVYCKDSYRRGSYEHTSFTFLGYTFRPRKNRNRHGKQFLSFEPAISRQALTRIGREVRSWQLHLRSGTSFGDLARTINRVVGGWINYYGRFRPWELFPFVMRINAYLVRWIRKKYKRLASRRKAHAKLVEIAQRYPRMFAHWRLTTAACEI